The following proteins are co-located in the Anaerolineae bacterium genome:
- a CDS encoding aminoacyl-tRNA hydrolase: ERFQKLLAQALRPRRPRLPTQPHPAARERRLTAKRRRSEIKRLRRSPPDEL; the protein is encoded by the coding sequence GAGCGCTTTCAGAAACTGTTGGCGCAGGCCCTGCGCCCTCGCCGGCCGCGCCTGCCGACCCAACCGCATCCGGCGGCGCGCGAGCGCCGGCTGACGGCCAAGCGCCGGCGCTCCGAGATCAAGCGCCTGCGCCGTTCGCCCCCGGACGAGCTGTAA
- a CDS encoding cobalamin B12-binding domain-containing protein, giving the protein MSKQQRVVVAAALGECVHVAGVINFLRLAEQAGWKTVFLGPAVPIAEVLQAARAHQADMVGVSYRLTPETGERLLAEFAEEGADLHAAGVRFVFGGTPPVAERARALSGFFDAIFDGSQTTEEVLAYLRGAPLESRQESDYPQTVVERIRWKAPFPILRHHFGLPTVEDTIAGVAYIADSRLLDVISLGLDQDAQENFFHPERQDPRRRGAGGVPVRTPADLEAIYAASRRGNFPLLRAYSGTDDFILMAELLVHTIRNAWCAIPLFWFNRMDGRGPWDLEGSIREHQRVMAWYAERNIPVELNEPHHWGMRDASDVTFVVSAYLSAYNAKAFGVREYIAQMMFNSPPGLSDAMDLAKMLACLEIVQPLEDANFRVWRQTRIGLLSHPLDEEAARGHLAAATYLQMALHPHIVHIVGHTEAHHAATAEDVVVACRVARRAIENALRGAPDMTRDPRVQERKEELIAEAQVTLEAIRELAGPGVEDPLLDPATLARAVTTGILDAPHLKNNPYARGIAVTRIDERGACVAVDPASGRPIAEKERIQRLMRER; this is encoded by the coding sequence ATGTCCAAGCAACAGCGTGTAGTGGTCGCCGCCGCCCTAGGAGAGTGTGTGCACGTGGCCGGCGTCATCAATTTCCTGCGCCTGGCGGAGCAGGCCGGCTGGAAGACAGTATTCCTGGGGCCGGCCGTGCCCATCGCGGAGGTCCTGCAGGCGGCGCGCGCTCACCAGGCGGATATGGTGGGCGTGTCATACCGGCTGACGCCGGAAACCGGCGAACGTCTGCTGGCGGAATTCGCCGAGGAGGGAGCCGACTTACATGCCGCCGGCGTGCGCTTCGTCTTCGGGGGCACCCCACCGGTGGCGGAACGGGCCAGAGCGCTCAGCGGCTTCTTCGACGCCATCTTCGACGGCTCGCAGACCACGGAGGAGGTGTTGGCATACCTGCGGGGCGCCCCCTTGGAAAGCCGGCAGGAATCCGACTATCCCCAGACCGTGGTGGAGCGCATCCGCTGGAAGGCGCCTTTCCCCATTTTGCGCCACCACTTCGGCCTGCCGACGGTGGAGGACACTATCGCCGGCGTGGCATATATCGCCGACTCGCGCCTGCTGGACGTGATCTCGCTGGGCCTGGACCAGGACGCCCAGGAGAATTTCTTCCATCCGGAGCGGCAGGACCCGCGCCGGCGAGGGGCCGGCGGGGTCCCCGTGCGCACGCCGGCGGACCTGGAGGCGATTTACGCCGCTTCTCGCCGCGGCAACTTCCCGCTCCTACGCGCCTATTCGGGCACCGACGACTTCATCCTTATGGCAGAGCTACTGGTGCACACCATTCGCAATGCCTGGTGTGCGATCCCCCTCTTCTGGTTCAACCGCATGGATGGGCGCGGGCCATGGGACTTGGAAGGCTCCATCCGCGAACATCAACGCGTCATGGCCTGGTACGCCGAACGGAACATCCCGGTGGAGCTGAACGAGCCGCATCATTGGGGCATGCGCGACGCCTCGGACGTGACCTTCGTGGTCAGCGCCTACCTGTCCGCTTATAACGCGAAGGCCTTTGGCGTGCGCGAGTACATCGCCCAAATGATGTTCAACAGCCCACCGGGGCTGTCCGACGCCATGGACCTGGCGAAAATGCTGGCCTGTCTGGAAATAGTCCAACCGCTGGAAGATGCCAATTTCCGTGTCTGGCGCCAGACGCGCATTGGCCTCCTCTCTCATCCCTTGGATGAGGAAGCAGCACGCGGACACCTGGCGGCGGCCACCTACCTGCAGATGGCCTTACATCCCCATATCGTGCACATTGTCGGACATACCGAGGCGCATCATGCCGCCACTGCGGAGGACGTTGTAGTGGCTTGCCGGGTGGCGCGACGAGCCATTGAGAATGCCCTGCGGGGCGCGCCGGATATGACCCGCGATCCCCGGGTGCAGGAGCGCAAGGAAGAGCTGATCGCGGAGGCACAGGTGACGCTGGAGGCCATCCGGGAGCTCGCCGGCCCGGGCGTCGAAGACCCCCTGCTTGACCCGGCCACCCTGGCACGGGCCGTCACCACAGGCATCTTGGACGCCCCGCATCTGAAGAACAACCCCTATGCGCGCGGCATCGCCGTCACGCGCATTGACGAACGCGGGGCCTGTGTGGCCGTGGACCCGGCCAGCGGCCGGCCCATCGCCGAGAAGGAACGCATCCAACGATTGATGCGGGAGAGATAA
- a CDS encoding NAD/NADP octopine/nopaline dehydrogenase family protein, with the protein MAFSASRYLVIGAGHGGKAMAAHLALMGCEVTLYNRTPENVAGIAARGGIDLESYPNGPRGFGKLQLVTSDLSQALARAEVIMVVTPSSAHRELAEHMAPYLRDGQIIILNPGRTCGAIEVAKVLRDVGCQAKVKIAEAGTFVYASRSDGPAQARIFRIKDAVPLAALPAKDTPEVLEAVREAYPQFIDGGNVLQTSLDNMGAIFHPALVILNAGWIESTRGEFQFYIDGVTPSVARVLEVLDRERVTVAASLGIRAQTALEWLKRAYDATGPTLYEAIQNQEGYYGIMAPKTLQHRYIFEDIPMSVVPIAALGAQYGVAVRAMEAIIRLACIIHQTDYWRRGRTPDKLGIAHLSVAELTRYVMEGVLEH; encoded by the coding sequence ATGGCGTTCAGCGCAAGCCGCTACCTGGTGATCGGCGCCGGCCACGGCGGCAAGGCGATGGCCGCGCATCTGGCGTTGATGGGATGCGAGGTCACGCTGTACAACCGCACCCCGGAGAATGTCGCCGGCATCGCCGCACGGGGCGGCATCGACCTGGAAAGCTATCCCAATGGGCCGCGCGGTTTCGGCAAGCTCCAGTTGGTGACCTCAGACCTGTCCCAAGCGCTGGCGCGCGCCGAGGTCATCATGGTGGTGACCCCGTCCTCGGCCCATCGGGAGCTGGCCGAACACATGGCACCCTATTTGCGGGATGGACAGATCATCATCCTGAATCCCGGCCGCACCTGCGGCGCCATCGAAGTAGCGAAGGTGCTGCGCGATGTCGGCTGTCAGGCGAAGGTGAAGATCGCCGAGGCCGGCACCTTCGTGTACGCCAGCCGCAGTGATGGGCCGGCGCAGGCCCGCATCTTCCGCATCAAGGACGCGGTGCCGCTGGCGGCACTGCCGGCGAAGGATACCCCGGAAGTGCTGGAGGCCGTGCGGGAGGCCTATCCGCAGTTCATTGACGGAGGGAATGTGCTCCAGACCAGCCTGGACAACATGGGAGCCATCTTCCATCCGGCATTGGTCATCCTGAACGCCGGCTGGATCGAATCTACCCGCGGCGAGTTCCAGTTCTACATTGACGGTGTCACCCCCTCCGTGGCCCGTGTACTGGAAGTGCTCGACAGGGAGCGGGTGACGGTGGCGGCGTCCTTGGGGATCCGCGCCCAGACCGCCCTGGAATGGCTCAAACGCGCCTATGACGCCACGGGCCCGACCCTGTACGAGGCGATCCAGAACCAGGAGGGCTATTACGGCATTATGGCGCCCAAGACCCTCCAGCACCGCTATATCTTCGAGGATATCCCCATGAGCGTGGTGCCCATCGCCGCGCTGGGTGCGCAGTACGGTGTGGCAGTGCGGGCCATGGAGGCCATCATTCGTCTGGCCTGCATCATTCATCAGACGGATTACTGGCGGCGCGGCCGGACGCCCGACAAGTTGGGCATCGCGCATCTCTCCGTGGCGGAGTTAACCCGCTACGTCATGGAAGGGGTGCTGGAGCACTGA
- the rsfS gene encoding ribosome silencing factor, with the protein MESSALARRIVDLLVEKKATDTLLLDIREISLLADYFVITTGEVDRQIEAMVEELSETLKHEGRVIPLRVEGEASSGWVLMDYGSVVVHLFSPAMRDYYRLEDLWKNARVLVRIQ; encoded by the coding sequence CTGGAATCGTCAGCATTAGCCCGACGCATTGTGGACTTGCTGGTGGAAAAGAAGGCAACGGATACCCTGTTGTTGGACATTCGCGAGATTTCCCTCCTGGCCGACTACTTTGTCATCACGACCGGCGAGGTCGATCGGCAGATCGAGGCCATGGTGGAGGAACTTTCGGAAACCCTGAAGCACGAGGGGCGGGTCATCCCCCTCCGCGTGGAAGGGGAGGCCTCCTCCGGCTGGGTGCTGATGGACTACGGCTCGGTCGTGGTGCACCTTTTCTCGCCGGCGATGCGCGACTACTACCGCCTGGAAGACCTGTGGAAGAATGCCAGGGTGCTGGTGCGCATCCAATAG
- a CDS encoding glycosyltransferase family 4 protein: protein MRVIYAVGARLAGGGIGSTAYHAAAGIWHAGALARLLVSSSRPTPIPSSLIRSMGWAGRALKRAALWDASGRIYALGDALFDLWASRQIMPCDIFHGWSSMCRRSLSRARALGAITVVERASSHSLEQDAILRRLEERYGPCQRPSPWHIQRALEEFELADYVAVPSEFARQSFIQRGFPVHKLLLLPYGVDTARFRPAKDERPSDHPFRALFVGQVTARKGVLELLEAWRRLNWRDAELWLVGRPDAPTQRLLRPYAGLPGLRWAGFVPDPVTMYQRADVFVFPSHEEGSALVTYEAMACGLPMITTFQAGSVARHEQEALIIPAGDVPALMEALVRLREDGSLRRRLGQAARRHVEDYTWEAYGRRLVQAYAGILGQEP from the coding sequence ATGAGGGTGATATATGCGGTAGGGGCGCGGCTGGCCGGCGGCGGCATCGGCAGCACCGCCTACCATGCCGCCGCCGGCATCTGGCATGCCGGCGCACTGGCCCGCCTGCTGGTCAGTTCCTCCCGTCCGACCCCCATCCCATCCTCCCTGATCCGCTCCATGGGATGGGCCGGCCGCGCCCTGAAGCGCGCCGCCCTATGGGACGCCTCTGGGCGCATCTATGCCCTGGGGGATGCCCTGTTCGACCTGTGGGCAAGCCGGCAGATCATGCCCTGCGATATCTTTCACGGCTGGAGCAGTATGTGCCGGCGCTCCCTCTCCCGCGCACGTGCCCTGGGAGCGATCACGGTCGTGGAACGTGCCTCCTCGCACTCGCTGGAACAGGATGCCATCCTGCGCCGGCTGGAAGAACGCTACGGCCCATGCCAGCGGCCCTCCCCATGGCATATCCAGCGGGCACTGGAGGAGTTCGAGCTGGCCGATTACGTGGCGGTGCCATCGGAATTCGCCCGGCAGAGCTTCATCCAGCGCGGCTTCCCTGTCCACAAGCTGTTGCTCCTCCCCTACGGTGTGGATACGGCGCGCTTCCGGCCGGCGAAGGATGAACGTCCCTCCGATCATCCCTTTCGCGCCTTGTTCGTGGGGCAGGTCACGGCGCGCAAGGGGGTGCTGGAACTGCTGGAGGCCTGGCGCCGGCTGAACTGGCGGGACGCCGAGCTGTGGCTCGTCGGCCGGCCGGACGCCCCTACCCAACGTCTCCTGCGCCCATATGCCGGCCTGCCCGGACTGCGTTGGGCCGGCTTTGTGCCCGATCCTGTGACGATGTACCAGCGCGCCGACGTCTTCGTCTTCCCCTCCCATGAAGAGGGTAGTGCCCTGGTAACCTATGAGGCCATGGCCTGCGGCCTGCCCATGATCACCACGTTTCAGGCCGGCTCCGTGGCGCGCCATGAGCAGGAGGCCCTCATCATTCCCGCCGGCGATGTGCCGGCGCTGATGGAAGCACTGGTGCGCCTGCGGGAGGATGGAAGCCTGCGCCGGCGCCTGGGACAGGCGGCGCGCCGGCACGTGGAGGACTATACCTGGGAGGCGTACGGCCGGCGGCTGGTGCAGGCCTACGCCGGCATTCTGGGACAGGAGCCATGA
- a CDS encoding oligosaccharide flippase family protein produces the protein MSLGQRAVRGTAIVLASSYTNMAVGFLTTVLLTRLLSPDDFGLMALATFFFSLLDLRNKMGLDFAFVHRQPTTDELVATHLGLQCALSLGTMVLVLAASPLLVTAGYSPRLPWIMAALAGIGLIEAAGTTPRLVLEKELAFARSTVVITGSLIAANALAVFLAWRGAGLVSLLVQSGANILFSTLGLWYMSRLRLRRAFRRQLAGWMLRFGLAVAVGSVAAVVLLQYDYFLVGTFVGATALGYYERAYKIAVWPTGLVTHVVSRTAFPTYAKVQDDRGRLSQAFNMTLWLITMVALPIAMAMFVTAPDFVRVLFGERWLPSAQLLRLLVAVAMLRPLLDDTGALFNAVGQPRRISTVLVVQAVTLVLLGTPMTWRWGVMGTAVAVGIAFLAGIILDYWYVRQVVDLSLTQSFGVPALGLAAGLFVWWGGRHFLDTAGWLPLARLIVEGGMSLAAFYAVAGMFQRALIRERLRLVWSLLWGRTARGL, from the coding sequence ATGAGCCTCGGACAGCGCGCGGTGCGGGGGACGGCCATCGTCCTGGCCAGCTCGTACACCAACATGGCGGTGGGCTTTCTGACCACGGTCCTGCTGACGCGCCTGCTCTCCCCCGACGACTTTGGGCTTATGGCACTGGCCACCTTCTTCTTTTCCTTGCTCGACCTGCGCAACAAGATGGGATTGGACTTCGCCTTTGTGCACCGCCAGCCGACCACCGATGAGCTGGTGGCCACCCACCTGGGACTGCAGTGCGCTCTCTCCCTGGGCACGATGGTCCTGGTGCTGGCGGCCTCCCCCCTGCTGGTTACGGCCGGCTACTCTCCCCGGCTCCCCTGGATCATGGCCGCGCTGGCCGGCATCGGCCTGATCGAGGCCGCCGGCACCACCCCGCGCCTAGTGCTGGAAAAGGAGCTGGCCTTTGCCCGCTCCACTGTGGTCATCACGGGTTCCCTCATCGCCGCCAACGCGCTGGCGGTCTTCCTGGCCTGGCGGGGCGCCGGCCTGGTCAGCCTGCTGGTGCAGTCGGGGGCCAACATCCTCTTCTCCACCCTGGGCCTGTGGTACATGAGCCGGCTCCGCCTGCGGCGCGCTTTTCGCCGGCAACTGGCCGGCTGGATGCTGCGCTTTGGGTTGGCTGTGGCGGTCGGTTCGGTTGCGGCGGTGGTGCTCCTGCAGTATGATTATTTCCTGGTCGGCACCTTCGTGGGCGCCACAGCGCTGGGATATTACGAGCGGGCGTACAAGATCGCCGTGTGGCCCACGGGGTTGGTCACCCATGTGGTCTCGCGCACGGCGTTCCCGACCTATGCCAAGGTGCAGGATGATCGCGGCCGGCTTTCCCAGGCCTTCAACATGACCCTGTGGCTCATCACCATGGTGGCCCTGCCCATCGCCATGGCCATGTTCGTGACCGCGCCCGACTTCGTGCGGGTGCTGTTCGGGGAGCGTTGGCTCCCCAGCGCCCAGTTGCTCCGCCTGCTGGTGGCCGTGGCCATGCTGCGGCCCCTGCTGGACGACACCGGCGCGCTCTTCAACGCTGTGGGTCAGCCGCGCCGCATCAGCACCGTGCTGGTCGTGCAGGCGGTGACGCTGGTGCTCCTGGGCACGCCCATGACCTGGCGCTGGGGGGTGATGGGCACGGCGGTGGCGGTGGGCATCGCCTTCCTCGCCGGCATCATCCTCGATTACTGGTACGTCCGCCAGGTGGTGGACCTCTCCCTGACGCAGTCCTTTGGCGTGCCGGCATTGGGCCTGGCCGCCGGCCTGTTCGTCTGGTGGGGCGGCCGGCACTTCCTGGACACCGCCGGCTGGCTCCCTCTGGCGCGGCTTATCGTCGAGGGAGGAATGAGCCTGGCGGCGTTTTACGCCGTGGCGGGTATGTTCCAACGAGCGCTGATTCGCGAGCGGCTTCGGCTGGTCTGGTCACTGTTATGGGGGCGGACGGCAAGAGGGTTATGA
- a CDS encoding glycosyltransferase, whose amino-acid sequence MSQEWPFVSVVVPTYNRASVLRRCLEALTAQEYPGRLEIIVVDDGSTDGTPRVVGEFASRGVRYLRQANRGPAAARNRGISAAGGEIIAFTDDDCLPPPDWVSRLVQGYLEHPEVAGVGGYLAPPAEMRDNPIAQYERSLGREVYGAGEEEVVAGFDCPAGGTANMSYRRQVLEEVGGFDESFPYAAGEDADLKWRICQRGAQLLYVPVPVTHLQPYSWEAFHRQQYTRGRGAVHFEWKRQGHPPGYGRLLLRLVKRLLQTVPDLLSPAHRRLAHVRFLARWYDLLGQWAEVRRLRRRGIR is encoded by the coding sequence ATGAGCCAGGAATGGCCGTTTGTCTCGGTGGTCGTGCCCACATACAATCGGGCGAGCGTCCTGCGGCGCTGTCTGGAAGCCTTGACGGCCCAGGAGTACCCCGGCCGGCTGGAAATCATCGTGGTGGATGACGGCTCGACCGACGGGACGCCCCGGGTCGTGGGGGAATTTGCCTCCCGCGGCGTGCGCTACCTGCGCCAGGCCAATCGGGGGCCGGCGGCGGCGCGCAACCGCGGCATCTCCGCCGCCGGCGGGGAGATCATCGCCTTCACCGATGACGACTGCCTGCCGCCCCCCGATTGGGTCAGCCGGCTGGTGCAGGGGTACCTGGAACATCCGGAGGTCGCCGGCGTCGGCGGGTACCTGGCGCCGCCGGCAGAAATGCGCGACAATCCCATCGCCCAATATGAGCGCAGCCTGGGCCGGGAGGTGTACGGCGCCGGCGAAGAGGAGGTCGTCGCCGGCTTTGACTGCCCGGCCGGCGGCACGGCCAACATGTCCTACCGCCGGCAGGTGCTGGAAGAGGTCGGCGGCTTCGACGAGAGTTTCCCGTACGCCGCCGGCGAGGACGCCGACCTGAAATGGCGCATCTGTCAGCGGGGAGCACAGCTCCTGTACGTGCCGGTGCCCGTCACTCACTTACAGCCGTACAGTTGGGAGGCCTTTCACCGCCAGCAGTACACGCGGGGGCGCGGGGCAGTGCATTTCGAGTGGAAGCGGCAGGGGCATCCTCCCGGCTACGGCCGGCTCCTGCTCCGCCTGGTCAAACGCCTGCTCCAGACGGTGCCGGACCTGCTCTCGCCGGCCCATCGCCGGCTCGCCCACGTGCGCTTCCTGGCGCGCTGGTACGATCTGTTGGGACAATGGGCAGAGGTGCGCCGTCTGCGGCGGAGAGGCATCCGATGA
- a CDS encoding glycosyltransferase family 2 protein — MSVCGPFPLVCVIVLNYNGRRHLEYCLPSLLATDYPSMRLLLVDNASQDGSAAWVRERFPEVEIIESPVNRGWAGGNNLGIARAQELGAGYIALANNDIRVHPAWLRAAVQAAETDRRIGIVGFQIFDAQGSGETAAFEQAVRGWQGPSWGPVEVVDGMAMLVRASLFDALGPIDEGFFAYAEDNDLVIRARRAGYRIIRVNVPVWHYGGGTFGERLLWAARLQIRNNLRLALKHEPPAGVLYQLARHFAKGCLPFVRVNPHDFAARRLRPSHPITNFGIWLYAVGWNIWHLPATLRQRRLDHQRIAAARRQWDES, encoded by the coding sequence ATGAGTGTGTGTGGGCCGTTTCCGCTGGTCTGTGTCATCGTGCTGAACTACAACGGCCGCCGGCATCTGGAATACTGCCTGCCGTCCCTGCTGGCCACCGATTACCCATCTATGCGCCTCCTGCTGGTGGACAATGCCTCGCAGGACGGTTCGGCGGCCTGGGTGCGGGAGCGCTTCCCGGAGGTGGAGATCATCGAAAGCCCGGTCAACCGCGGCTGGGCCGGCGGGAATAACCTGGGCATTGCCCGCGCCCAGGAGCTTGGCGCCGGCTACATCGCCCTGGCGAACAATGACATCCGGGTGCACCCGGCCTGGCTTCGCGCCGCGGTGCAGGCGGCGGAGACAGACCGGCGCATCGGCATCGTGGGCTTTCAGATATTTGACGCCCAGGGGAGCGGGGAGACCGCGGCGTTCGAGCAAGCCGTGCGGGGGTGGCAGGGGCCGAGCTGGGGGCCGGTGGAGGTGGTGGACGGCATGGCGATGTTAGTGCGGGCCTCGCTGTTCGACGCCTTGGGCCCCATTGACGAGGGCTTTTTCGCCTATGCCGAGGATAATGACCTGGTCATCCGGGCGCGGCGCGCCGGCTACCGCATCATCCGGGTGAACGTACCGGTGTGGCATTACGGCGGGGGCACCTTTGGCGAGCGGCTGTTGTGGGCGGCACGCCTGCAGATCCGCAACAACCTGCGGCTGGCGCTCAAGCATGAGCCGCCGGCCGGCGTGCTCTATCAACTGGCCCGGCATTTCGCCAAGGGATGTCTCCCTTTCGTGCGGGTGAACCCGCATGATTTCGCGGCGCGGCGCCTGCGGCCCTCGCATCCCATCACCAACTTCGGCATCTGGCTGTACGCGGTCGGATGGAACATCTGGCATTTGCCGGCCACCCTGCGCCAGCGCCGGCTGGACCACCAGCGCATTGCGGCCGCGCGCCGGCAGTGGGATGAGAGCTAA
- a CDS encoding glycosyltransferase family 4 protein, protein MRVLFIARYLQREHHRKVEALAAQPGLDIWHVAPCCWRDELRRYRQEAGRPAGYTLCLARPFPTYDIHRYLYWPPDVYAARVRPDIIHLEDEPDSLIACQVVLARRRWAPRAPLVLFTWQNIRRRRRWAVEKLARWVLSQVDFLIAGNSEALEVARAQGYDGPAAVLPQMGLDPGVFAPGDGGRTRHALGLAGFVAGFVGRLTPQKGVDILLHALARLPDASALIVGNGPTRMELEGLARELGIAERVRFVPAVPVEEVPAYLHAMDVLVLASRTTPNWKEQFGHVLIEAMACEVPVIGSDSGAIPEVIGPAGLIFPEGDAAALAQALEQLRTVPALRERLGKAGRQRVLERYTHAHIARQTAEIYRRALAGGRRKR, encoded by the coding sequence ATGCGCGTGTTGTTCATCGCCCGCTATCTCCAACGCGAACACCACCGCAAGGTCGAGGCCCTGGCGGCACAGCCCGGCCTGGACATTTGGCATGTGGCGCCCTGCTGTTGGCGGGACGAACTGCGGCGCTACCGCCAGGAAGCCGGCCGGCCGGCGGGCTACACCCTGTGCCTGGCGCGCCCCTTCCCGACGTATGACATCCACCGCTACCTGTACTGGCCGCCCGATGTGTATGCGGCGCGGGTTCGCCCGGACATCATCCATCTCGAGGATGAGCCGGACAGCCTCATCGCCTGTCAGGTGGTGCTGGCGCGCCGGCGGTGGGCACCGCGCGCCCCGCTGGTGCTCTTCACCTGGCAGAACATTCGGCGCCGCCGGCGCTGGGCCGTGGAGAAGTTGGCCCGGTGGGTGCTCTCCCAGGTGGATTTCCTCATCGCCGGCAACTCCGAAGCGCTGGAGGTCGCGCGCGCCCAGGGATATGATGGGCCGGCGGCCGTACTGCCGCAGATGGGACTGGACCCGGGGGTATTTGCGCCCGGGGACGGTGGCCGCACGCGTCATGCGCTGGGACTGGCCGGCTTTGTGGCCGGCTTCGTGGGCCGGCTGACGCCGCAAAAGGGGGTGGATATCCTCCTGCATGCCCTGGCGCGCCTGCCGGACGCATCGGCGTTGATCGTGGGCAACGGCCCAACGCGTATGGAGCTGGAGGGGTTGGCGCGGGAATTGGGCATCGCCGAGCGAGTGCGCTTCGTGCCGGCGGTGCCGGTGGAGGAAGTGCCGGCCTACCTGCACGCCATGGATGTGTTGGTGCTCGCCTCCCGCACCACTCCCAATTGGAAGGAACAATTCGGCCACGTGCTCATCGAGGCCATGGCGTGTGAGGTGCCTGTCATCGGGAGCGATTCGGGCGCCATCCCGGAGGTCATCGGGCCGGCCGGCCTGATCTTCCCGGAGGGGGATGCGGCGGCACTGGCGCAGGCCCTGGAGCAACTGCGGACCGTGCCGGCCCTACGGGAGCGGTTGGGAAAGGCCGGCCGCCAGCGGGTGCTGGAACGCTACACCCATGCACACATCGCCCGTCAGACGGCGGAGATCTACCGCCGGGCGCTGGCCGGCGGGAGGCGAAAGAGATGA
- a CDS encoding glycosyltransferase family 4 protein: MSRRVLFVDHADWMGGAEQNLLLLMAHLDRRRFEPVLAAAPASPLARAARELGIEVQEVPLARLRGRRFPDLLPVWWKGVAALRHLLRQGRFDILHSNTQRASLYAAPAAHLAGVPLVWHVHDIHAGESLYCRAMSRCSTAIVAISSAVAAPLPAGARRKLFLIPNGIDMQRFRPDEPAHRRLRAAMGVPEEALLLGNAGWLAPWKQVELFLEVARRIAPALPEAHCWVIGDIPDARYAGYLAGLQEQARRHLGDRCRFLGAREDMPAVMAALDILVHTARAEPFGRVLMEAMAAGVPVVAFADGGVPDVVRDGETGILIPPGDVERMVRAVQELGADAERRRRMGQAGRAHVTSRFSAEAVARQMEQVYERVLAGRR; this comes from the coding sequence ATGAGCCGGCGCGTGCTCTTCGTGGACCACGCCGACTGGATGGGCGGCGCCGAGCAGAACCTGCTCCTGCTGATGGCCCATCTGGACCGCCGGCGCTTCGAGCCGGTGCTGGCCGCCGCGCCGGCCTCTCCACTGGCGCGGGCGGCGCGGGAGCTGGGGATCGAAGTGCAGGAAGTGCCGCTGGCGCGCCTGCGCGGCCGGCGCTTCCCCGATCTGCTCCCTGTCTGGTGGAAAGGGGTCGCCGCACTGCGCCATCTCCTGCGCCAGGGAAGATTCGACATCCTGCACTCCAACACCCAGCGGGCCTCCCTTTACGCCGCGCCGGCGGCCCACCTGGCCGGCGTGCCTTTGGTCTGGCACGTCCATGACATCCATGCCGGGGAATCGCTGTACTGCCGCGCGATGAGCCGATGCAGTACAGCCATCGTGGCCATTTCATCGGCGGTGGCGGCCCCCCTGCCGGCCGGCGCACGACGCAAACTCTTCCTCATCCCCAATGGGATCGATATGCAACGCTTCCGCCCTGACGAGCCGGCCCACCGGCGACTGCGCGCCGCCATGGGCGTGCCGGAGGAGGCCCTGCTCTTGGGCAACGCCGGCTGGCTCGCCCCCTGGAAACAGGTGGAGCTGTTCCTGGAGGTCGCCCGGCGGATCGCGCCCGCACTGCCGGAGGCGCACTGCTGGGTGATCGGGGACATCCCTGATGCCCGCTACGCCGGCTATCTGGCCGGCCTGCAGGAGCAGGCCCGACGCCATCTCGGGGACCGCTGTCGCTTCCTGGGCGCGCGGGAGGATATGCCGGCGGTGATGGCAGCGCTGGACATCCTGGTGCATACGGCGCGGGCAGAACCCTTCGGCCGGGTGCTGATGGAGGCCATGGCCGCCGGCGTGCCGGTGGTGGCCTTTGCGGACGGCGGCGTGCCCGACGTTGTGCGAGACGGAGAGACCGGCATCCTGATCCCGCCGGGCGATGTGGAACGTATGGTCCGGGCGGTACAGGAGCTGGGAGCGGATGCGGAGCGCCGGCGGCGCATGGGACAGGCCGGCCGGGCACATGTCACATCCCGTTTCTCCGCCGAGGCGGTGGCCCGCCAGATGGAGCAGGTCTATGAACGCGTGCTGGCCGGCCGGCGCTGA